ATCAACCCCGAGCGTGCGCCCGAGGCGGCCGAGCTCGCAAAGGAGATCCGCAACGAGTTCGTGTTGCAGGCCACCGGCGAGGTCGTCGCGCGCGCCGCGGACGCCGTCAACCCGAACCTCCCGACGGGCGCGGTGGAGGTACAGGTCGAATCGCTGCGCATCGTGTCGCGCTCGACGCCGCTGCCGTTCCAGCTCGACGAGGACAACGTCGACGAGACGCTGCGGCTGCGCTACCGCTGGCTCGATCTGCGGCGCGACAAGCTGCAGCGCAACATCCGGCTGCGCGCGCAGATGGTGGGGATCATCCGACGGCACATGGAGGCGGCCGGCTTCCTCGACATCCAGACGCCGATCCTGTTCAAGCCGACCCCGGAGGGAGCGCGCGACTTCGTCGTGCCGAGCCGGCTGCACAAGGGCCGCTTCTTCGCGCTGCCGCAGAGCCCGCAGATCCTCAAGCAGCTGTCGATGATCGCCGGCTTCGACCGCTACTACCAGATCGCGATCTGCTTCCGCGACGAGGATCTTCGCGCCGACCGCGTGCAGGAGATCACGCAGCTCGACATGGAGATGTCGTTCCCCGACCGCGATGTCCTGTTCGCGCTCATGGAGGAGACGTTCGCCGCGGTCTGGCGGGAGTGCGTCGGCGTCGACATCCCGCGTCCGTTCCCGCGCATGACGTTCGCGGAAGCCGACCGTCGCTTCGGCTCCGACAAGCCGGACACGCGCTTCGCGCTCGAGATCGAGGACGCGACCGCCGCGACCCGCGGCTCGGCGTTCGGCGTCTTCGCGGGGGCCGAGGCGGTGCGGTTCCTGCGCGTGCCGCGGGCGCTCTCGCGGTCGGAGATCGCCGCGCTCCAGGATCGTGCACAGGAGCTCGGAGCGAAGGGCCTCGCGTATCTCGTCCGCGACGGCGACAGCGGCGAGGTGCGGTCGCCCATCGCCAAGTTCCTGTCGCAGGCCGAGCTCGATGCCTTTGCCCTCGCGCCCGGGGAGACGCTGCTGTTCGCGGCCGGCGCGTGGGCGCTGACCTCGCGCGTGCTCGGCGCGCTACGCGTGCACCTCGGCCGCGAGCTCGGCCTCGTCGACGAGGACGCCTTCACGTTCCTGTGGGTGACGGACTTCCCGATGTTCGAGTGGGACGAGGACGAGCAGCGCTTCAGCGCCGTTCACCATCCGTTCACACGCCCGACCGACGAGTTCGTCGACACGTTCCACGAACGGCCGGGCGAGGCGCTCGCATACGCCTACGACCTCATCGTCAACGGCAACGAGCTCGGCGGCGGCTCGTTCCGGATCCACGAGCCCGACATCCAGTCGAGGGTCTTCGACCTGCTCGCTCTCAGCGAGGAGGAGCAGCGGGCGAAGTTCGGGTTCCTGCTCGACGCGCTCGCGATGGGGGCGCCGCCGCACGGAGGCATCGCTCTCGGGATCGACCGCATGACGATGGTGCTCGCAGGAGAGCCCAACCTGCGCGACGTGATCGCCTTCCCGAAGAACCAGGCGGGGCTCGACCCGATGAGCGGCGCCCCGTCGGCGGTGACGCAGGCGCAGCTCGACGAGCTCGGCATCCGTCTCGTCGCGCCCCCCGGAGGCTGACGTGGAAGCCGCCGTCGCGCAGCGGCT
This portion of the Gaiella occulta genome encodes:
- the aspS gene encoding aspartate--tRNA ligase, translated to MSWRDLMCGELRGEHVGTRKTLAGWAARRRDHGGLVFVDLRDRTGITQLVINPERAPEAAELAKEIRNEFVLQATGEVVARAADAVNPNLPTGAVEVQVESLRIVSRSTPLPFQLDEDNVDETLRLRYRWLDLRRDKLQRNIRLRAQMVGIIRRHMEAAGFLDIQTPILFKPTPEGARDFVVPSRLHKGRFFALPQSPQILKQLSMIAGFDRYYQIAICFRDEDLRADRVQEITQLDMEMSFPDRDVLFALMEETFAAVWRECVGVDIPRPFPRMTFAEADRRFGSDKPDTRFALEIEDATAATRGSAFGVFAGAEAVRFLRVPRALSRSEIAALQDRAQELGAKGLAYLVRDGDSGEVRSPIAKFLSQAELDAFALAPGETLLFAAGAWALTSRVLGALRVHLGRELGLVDEDAFTFLWVTDFPMFEWDEDEQRFSAVHHPFTRPTDEFVDTFHERPGEALAYAYDLIVNGNELGGGSFRIHEPDIQSRVFDLLALSEEEQRAKFGFLLDALAMGAPPHGGIALGIDRMTMVLAGEPNLRDVIAFPKNQAGLDPMSGAPSAVTQAQLDELGIRLVAPPGG